The Watersipora subatra chromosome 1, tzWatSuba1.1, whole genome shotgun sequence genome has a window encoding:
- the LOC137408407 gene encoding exosome complex component RRP46-like encodes MDVCFGYLKNADGSAKFTYGNTSTIACVSGPDQVSQQKEIIDRATILVQYKSKSGNSNCSDRAMEHFITMVCDRMIFTSMHPRTSILINILELHDDGCICACAVNATMLALIDAGISMRHMVAAATSCLDENGCIHINPCKELLEHSEGKMTLVIESETYQILSLSSTGNFTSEKLNESILLLTSKCSELLQSFRASVSKLFHQ; translated from the exons ATGGATGTTTGCTTTggttatttaaaaaatgctGATGGCTCTGCCAAGTTCACATATGGAAACACATCAACGATAGCTTGCGTGTCTGGTCCTGATCAG GTGAGTCAACAGAAGGAAATCATTGACAGGGCTACGATACTAGTTCAGTATAAGAGTAAAAGCGGAAATTCAAATTGTTCAGATCGGGCAATGGAACATTTCATAACAATGGTCTGCGACAGAATGATTTTCACCAGCATGCATCCTCGAACAAGCATCCTTATTAACATTCTTGAGCTACATGATGACGGCTGTATCTGTGCCTGCGCTGTCAATGCTACCATGCTCGCTCTTATAGATGCTGGAATTTCTATGCGACATATGGTCGCTGCAGCCACTTCTTGTCTTGATGAAAACGGATGTATTCACATTAATCCTTGTAAGGAATTATTGGAACATTCCGAAGGAAAAATGACTTTAGTGATTGAAAGTGAAACCTACCAAATCCTTTCCCTTTCATCAACTGGAAATTTTACCTCAGAAAAGTTGAATGAATCTATTCTACTCTTAACCTCTAAGTGCTCTGAACTGCTTCAATCATTTCGTGCATCTGTATCCAAATTATTCCATCAATAA